From Ailuropoda melanoleuca isolate Jingjing chromosome 8, ASM200744v2, whole genome shotgun sequence, a single genomic window includes:
- the QSOX1 gene encoding sulfhydryl oxidase 1, with amino-acid sequence MSWCGWRSRPPPSRLLLLLLAVAGASAAPRSALYSSSDPLTLLQADTVRGAVLGSSSAWAVEFFASWCGHCIAFAPTWKALANDVKDWRPALNLAALDCADETNSAICRDFNIPGFPTVRFFKAFSKNGSGATLPVAGADVETLRKRLIDALESHGDTWPPACPPLEPARMEEIDGFFARNDEDYLALIFEKEGSYLGREVTLDLSQHRGIAVRRVLNTEGDVVSKFGVTDFPSCYLLFRNGSASQVHVLVESRSFYTAYLQRFSRAPRESVPTKVVPTTAHTVAPTVWKVADRSKIYMADLDSALHYVLRVEVGKFSVLEGQRLVALKKFMAVLAQHFPGQPLVQNFLHSINDWLKRQQRKKIPYSFFKAALDNRKEGTVVAKKVNWVGCQGSEPHFRGFPCSLWILFHFLTVQAARHNLDHSQETAKAQEVLQAIRGYVRFFFGCRDCASHFEQMAAASMHRVESLNSAVLWLWSSHNKVNARLAGAASEDPHFPKVQWPPRELCSPCHDELRGTPVWDLSNTLRFLKTHFSLSNVVPDMPSARLGPRMVAQRMAAGNFTLGPEKEGIMVGPGTKSPGPTVPDVPAERLRASHPQDMLTGLGTAPAEPDQGPPEHIAELQRDKVEAPKGQQHLTKRDTGAVLLAEFLAEKNLPRGPSELRRVGRSSKQLASIPEGEPEAGPVRGQDQWLQVLEGNFSHLDISLCVGLYSLSFMGLLAVYTYFRARMRALKGHAGHPAA; translated from the exons ATGAGCTGGTGCGGCTGGCGCTCGAGGCCGCCGCCGtcgcggctgctgctgctgctgctggcggTGGCCGGCGCCAGCGCGGCCCCGCGCTCCGCGCTCTACTCGTCCTCTGACCCGCTGACGCTGCTGCAGGCAGACACGGTGCGCGGCGCCGTGCTGGGCTCCAGCAGCGCCTGGGCCGTGGAGTTCTTCGCCTCCTGGTGCGGCCACTGCATCGCCTTCGCCCCGACGTGGAAGGCGCTGGCCAACGACGTCAAAG actGGAGACCAGCCCTGAATCTTGCTGCCCTGGACTGTGCTGATGAGACCAACAGCGCGATCTGCAGAGACTTCAACATCCCCGGCTTCCCGACCGTGAGG TTCTTCAAGGCCTTTTCCAAGAATGGCTCAGGAGCAACACTGCCAG TGGCGGGTGCTGACGTGGAGACGCTGCGAAAGAGGCTCATCGACGCCTTGGAGTCCCATGGTGACACGTGGCCCCCCGCCTGTCCCCCACTGGAGCCTGCCAG GATGGAGGAGATCGATGGATTCTTTGCGAGAAATGACGAAGATTACCTGGCCCTGATCTTTGAAAAGGAAGGCTCGTACCTGGGTAGAGAG GTGACTCTGGACTTGTCCCAGCACCGGGGCATAGCAGTGCGCAGGGTCCTGAACACAGAGGGTGACGTGGTGAGCAAGTTTGGAGTCACCGACTTCCCATCTTGCTACTTGCTGTTTCGGAATGGCTCTGCCTCCCAAGTCCACGT GCTTGTGGAATCCAGGTCCTTCTACACCGCTTACCTACAGAGGTTCTCCAGGGCCCCCCGGGAGTCTGTCCCGACCAAGGTTGTGCCAACCACTGCTCACACGGTCGCTCCCACTGTGTGGAAAGTCGCGGATCG CTCCAAGATCTACATGGCTGATCTGGATTCTGCACTGCACTACGTCCTACGGGTGGAAGTGGGCAAATTCTCTGTCCTGGAGGGGCAGCGCCTGGTGGCCCTGAAAAAGTTCATGGCAGTGCTGGCCCAG CACTTCCCTGGCCAGCCCTTAGTCCAGAACTTCCTGCATTCCATTAATGACTGGCTCAAGaggcagcagagaaagaaaatccccTACAGTTTCTTTAAAGCTGCCCTGGACAACAGGAAGGAG GGCACTGTGGTTGCCAAGAAGGTGAATTGGGTTGGCTGCCAGGGGAGCGAGCCACATTTCCGGGGCTTTCCCTGTTCCTTGTGGatcctctttcatttcctgacGGTGCAAGCAGCTCGGCACAATTTAGACCACTCACAAGAGACAG ccaaGGCCCAGGAGGTCCTCCAGGCCATCCGCGGCTACGTGCGCTTCTTCTTCGGCTGCCGGGACTGTGCCAGCCACTTCGAGCAGATGGCTGCGGCCTCCATGCACCGGGTGGAGAGTCTGAACAGCGCCGTGCTCTGGCTGTGGTCTAGCCACAACAAGGTCAACGCTCGCCTCGCTG GTGCTGCCAGCGAGGACCCCCACTTCCCCAAGGTGCAGTGGCCACCCCGTGAACTGTGTTCTCCCTGCCACGATGAACTCCGGGGTACGCCTGTGTGGGACCTGAGCAACACCCTCCGATTCCTCAAGACCCACTTCTCCCTGAGCAATGTTGTCCCGGACATGCCTTCTGCTCGGCTGGGCCCACGGATGGTTGCCCAGAGGATGGCAGCCGGAAATTTTACTCTGGGCCCTGAGAAGGAGGGGATCATGGTGGGCCCAGGGACAAAGTCCCCTGGACCCACTGTTCCTGACGTTCCAGCAGAGAGACTCAGGGCAAGTCACCCCCAGGATATGCTCACTGGCCTCGGTACAGCCCCAGCCGAGCCAGACCAGGGACCTCCCGAGCACATAGCAGAGCTTCAGAGGGATAAGGTGGAGGCGCCGAAAGGGCAGCAACACTTGACCAAGCGAGACACAGGGGCCGTACTGCTGGCTGAGTTCCTGGCCGAGAAGAACCTCCCCAGAGGCCCTTCAGAGCTGAGGCGAGTGGGTCGCAGCTCAAAGCAACTGGCCAGCATTCCTGAGGGGGAGCCAGAGGCTGGGCCCGTGCGGGGCCAGGACCAGTGGCTGCAGGTGCTGGAAGGGAATTTCTCCCACCTGGACATCAGCCTCTGTGTGGGGCTCTACTCCCTGTCTTTCATGGGCCTCCTGGCCGTCTACACCTACTTCCGGGCCAGGATGAGGGCGCTGAAGGGCCATGCTGGCCACCCCGCAGCCTGA